In Rhizobium sp. N324, a single genomic region encodes these proteins:
- the lon gene encoding endopeptidase La — protein MTKKTSVASSTAYPVLPLRDIVVFPHMIVPLFVGREKSIRALEEVMGSDKQIMLVTQINASDDDPDPSAIHKVGTVANVLQLLKLPDGTVKVLVEGRARAEIDTYTSREDFYEALGHVLEEPHDDPVELEALSRSVVSEFESYVKLNKKISPEVVGAASQIDDYSKLADTVASHLSIKITEKQEMLETTSVKARLEKALGFMEGEISVLQVEKRIRSRVKRQMEKTQREYYLNEQMKAIQKELGDGEEGRDEMSELEERIAKTKLSKEAREKADAELKKLRQMSPMSAEATVVRNYLDWLLGIPWGKKSKIKADLNNAEKILEADHFGLDKVKERIVEYLAVQARATKIKGPILCLVGPPGVGKTSLAQSIAKATGREYVRMALGGVRDEAEIRGHRRTYIGSMPGKVIQSMKKAKKSNPLFLLDEIDKLGQDYRGDPSSALLEVLDPAQNSTFMDHYLEVEYDLSDVMFITTANTLNIPAPLMDRMEIIRIAGYTEDEKREIAKRHLLPKAIKEHALQPEEFSVSDDALMAISQQYTREAGVRSFERELMKLARKAVTEIIKGKTKSVHVTAANISDYLGVPRFRHGEAEGEDQVGVVTGLAWTEVGGELLTIEGVMMPGKGRMTVTGNLKEVMKESISAAASYVRSRAVDFGIEPPRFDKSDIHVHVPEGATPKDGPSAGVAMATAIVSIMTGIPVNRHVAMTGEITLRGRVLPIGGLKEKLLAALRGGIKKVLIPEENAKDLAEIPDNVKNSMEIIPVSRMGEVIKHALIRRPEPIEWDGTVETPVITSVEGLDETGATIAH, from the coding sequence ATGACGAAGAAAACGTCTGTAGCGAGCAGCACTGCCTACCCTGTTCTGCCTTTGCGCGACATCGTGGTTTTCCCGCATATGATCGTGCCGCTGTTCGTCGGACGGGAAAAGTCGATCCGTGCGCTCGAAGAGGTCATGGGTTCCGACAAGCAGATCATGCTCGTGACGCAGATCAACGCCAGTGACGACGATCCGGATCCCTCCGCGATCCACAAGGTCGGCACCGTGGCGAACGTATTGCAGCTCCTGAAGCTGCCCGACGGCACCGTCAAGGTTCTGGTCGAAGGCCGCGCCCGCGCCGAGATCGACACCTATACCAGCCGCGAGGATTTCTATGAGGCGCTCGGCCACGTGCTTGAGGAGCCGCATGACGATCCGGTCGAACTGGAAGCCTTGTCGCGTTCGGTCGTCTCCGAATTCGAGAGCTATGTGAAGCTCAACAAGAAGATTTCGCCTGAAGTGGTCGGCGCTGCCAGCCAGATCGACGACTATTCCAAGCTCGCCGATACGGTCGCTTCGCATCTGTCGATCAAGATCACCGAGAAGCAGGAGATGCTGGAAACCACCAGCGTCAAGGCTCGCTTGGAAAAGGCCCTCGGTTTCATGGAAGGCGAGATCTCGGTTCTGCAGGTCGAGAAGCGCATCCGTTCGCGTGTCAAGCGCCAGATGGAAAAGACCCAGCGCGAATATTACCTGAACGAACAGATGAAGGCGATCCAGAAGGAACTCGGCGACGGCGAGGAAGGCCGCGACGAGATGAGCGAACTGGAAGAGCGCATCGCCAAGACCAAGCTCTCCAAGGAGGCCCGTGAAAAGGCCGATGCCGAGCTGAAGAAGCTGCGTCAGATGAGCCCGATGTCGGCCGAGGCCACCGTCGTGCGCAATTATCTGGATTGGCTGCTCGGCATTCCCTGGGGCAAGAAGTCGAAGATCAAGGCCGATCTCAACAATGCCGAGAAGATCCTCGAAGCCGATCACTTCGGTCTCGACAAGGTCAAGGAGCGCATTGTCGAATATCTGGCCGTGCAGGCCCGCGCCACCAAGATCAAGGGTCCGATCCTGTGCCTCGTCGGCCCTCCGGGCGTCGGCAAGACCTCGCTCGCCCAGTCGATCGCCAAGGCGACCGGCCGCGAGTATGTCCGCATGGCGCTGGGCGGCGTTCGTGACGAAGCCGAAATCCGTGGTCACCGCCGCACCTATATCGGCTCGATGCCCGGCAAGGTCATCCAGTCGATGAAGAAGGCCAAGAAGTCCAACCCGCTCTTCCTGCTCGACGAGATCGACAAGCTCGGCCAGGACTATCGCGGTGATCCGTCTTCGGCGTTGCTCGAGGTGCTCGATCCGGCGCAGAACTCGACCTTCATGGACCACTACCTGGAAGTCGAATACGATTTGTCGGACGTGATGTTCATCACGACGGCGAATACGCTGAACATCCCGGCGCCACTGATGGACCGCATGGAGATCATCCGTATCGCCGGCTATACCGAAGATGAAAAGCGCGAGATCGCCAAGCGGCATCTGCTGCCGAAGGCCATCAAGGAACATGCGTTGCAGCCGGAAGAGTTCTCGGTCAGCGACGACGCCCTGATGGCGATCAGCCAGCAGTACACCCGTGAAGCCGGTGTGCGCAGTTTCGAACGCGAACTGATGAAGCTCGCTCGTAAGGCGGTGACCGAGATCATCAAGGGCAAGACGAAGTCCGTGCATGTGACGGCTGCCAACATCTCCGACTATCTGGGCGTTCCGCGCTTCCGCCATGGCGAAGCCGAGGGCGAGGATCAGGTCGGCGTTGTCACCGGTCTGGCCTGGACCGAAGTCGGCGGCGAACTGCTGACCATCGAAGGCGTGATGATGCCGGGCAAGGGCCGCATGACGGTTACCGGCAATCTGAAGGAAGTCATGAAGGAATCGATTTCGGCAGCGGCTTCCTATGTCCGCTCGCGCGCTGTCGATTTCGGCATCGAGCCGCCGCGCTTCGACAAGAGCGACATCCACGTGCACGTGCCGGAAGGCGCGACACCGAAGGACGGCCCCTCGGCCGGCGTCGCCATGGCGACCGCGATCGTCTCGATCATGACCGGCATCCCGGTGAACAGGCACGTGGCCATGACCGGTGAAATCACCCTTCGCGGCCGTGTGCTGCCGATCGGCGGTCTCAAGGAAAAGCTGCTCGCAGCGCTTCGCGGCGGCATCAAGAAGGTGCTGATTCCGGAGGAAAACGCCAAGGACCTGGCAGAGATTCCGGATAACGTGAAGAACAGCATGGAGATCATCCCGGTATCCCGCATGGGCGAGGTGATCAAGCATGCGCTGATCCGGCGGCCGGAGCCGATCGAATGGGACGGCACGGTGGAAACGCCGGTCATCACCTCGGTCGAAGGCCTTGATGAGACGGGCGCGACCATAGCGCATTGA
- the hupB gene encoding DNA-binding protein HupB: MNKNELVSAVAEKAGLTKSDAASAVDAVFDVVQGELKNKGDIRLAGFGSFTVSHRAASKGRNPSTGAEVDIPARNVPKFTPGKGLKDAVNG, from the coding sequence ATGAACAAGAATGAACTCGTGTCCGCAGTCGCCGAAAAGGCAGGACTGACGAAGTCTGACGCGGCTTCCGCTGTTGACGCGGTTTTTGACGTTGTCCAGGGTGAACTCAAGAACAAGGGCGACATCCGCCTCGCTGGGTTCGGCAGCTTCACCGTTTCTCATCGTGCCGCATCGAAGGGCCGCAACCCGTCGACGGGCGCTGAAGTCGACATTCCGGCTCGCAACGTGCCGAAGTTCACGCCCGGCAAGGGCCTGAAGGACGCCGTCAACGGCTGA
- a CDS encoding DMT family transporter, giving the protein MKDMNQKSLAVSQSRALAGAAFMVLGGVVFSLLNVVTQWLTMKLAFPPASAAFWQYAFAFLFSLPFLRKSGLSAMRTEYPWRHLVRVIFAALGVEAWISGLASVPIWQAIALVMTSPFFIILGARLFLGERVGPARWAATGVGFAGAMIILQPWSDSFTWAALLPVLSALLWGASSLITKSLTGIEKPETITVWLLVLLTPINGGLALAAGFAVPTGTALALFLLAGLLTVVAQYLLTLAYASADAAYVQPFDDLKLPLNVLAGWLFFGYAPAGYLWLGAALILAASLFIMRNEMRREKGGLTQSA; this is encoded by the coding sequence ATGAAAGACATGAATCAGAAATCCCTTGCAGTCTCGCAGTCGCGCGCCCTTGCCGGCGCAGCTTTCATGGTGCTTGGAGGCGTGGTCTTCTCGCTCCTCAACGTCGTCACCCAGTGGCTGACGATGAAGCTCGCCTTTCCCCCGGCCTCCGCGGCCTTCTGGCAATATGCCTTCGCCTTTCTGTTCTCCTTGCCCTTCCTGCGCAAATCAGGCCTTTCGGCAATGCGCACCGAATATCCCTGGCGGCATCTCGTGCGCGTGATCTTTGCCGCGCTCGGCGTCGAGGCCTGGATTTCCGGCCTTGCGTCGGTGCCGATCTGGCAGGCGATCGCCCTCGTCATGACCTCGCCCTTCTTCATCATTCTCGGCGCCCGCCTGTTCCTCGGTGAACGTGTCGGTCCAGCCCGGTGGGCGGCGACCGGTGTCGGCTTTGCCGGCGCGATGATCATCCTGCAGCCATGGTCCGACAGCTTCACCTGGGCAGCCCTGCTGCCGGTGCTCTCGGCGCTGCTCTGGGGCGCCTCCTCGCTGATCACCAAGAGCCTGACCGGCATCGAAAAGCCCGAGACGATCACCGTCTGGCTGCTGGTGCTGCTGACGCCGATCAACGGCGGCCTGGCGCTGGCGGCGGGCTTCGCCGTGCCGACAGGCACCGCACTTGCTCTCTTCCTGCTGGCCGGCCTGCTGACGGTCGTGGCGCAATATCTGCTGACGCTCGCCTATGCCAGTGCCGACGCCGCCTATGTGCAGCCCTTCGACGATCTGAAGCTGCCGCTGAATGTGCTGGCAGGCTGGCTGTTCTTCGGTTATGCGCCGGCTGGTTACCTTTGGCTCGGAGCCGCCCTCATTCTTGCCGCGTCGCTTTTCATCATGCGCAACGAGATGCGCCGGGAAAAGGGCGGCCTGACGCAAAGCGCGTAA
- a CDS encoding esterase-like activity of phytase family protein, giving the protein MTILSRKAALAAVLFTSVAFPAAAEPVFNRIASFPVAQNLPDDKDKLSPTSAEIITATDDGNTLIYSDSPLGAIGFIDITDAKAPKSGGALMMDGEPTSVTSSAGKALVAVNTSESKAKPSGRLAIVDVATKKIENSCDLGGQPDSIALNKDKTLGAIAIENERDEEVNDGKIPQMPAGDLVVFQLKNGAVDCGTIKHVALTGLAGVAPEDPEPEFVAFNGLNEIALTLQENNEIVIIDANTAQVKTHFSAGSVDLTGIDTKRDGALKFTGELKGVPREPDAVKWLDDNRLVVANEGDYQGGSRGFTIFDKTGKLLYESGASFERAVVHIGHYPESRSGSKGVEPEGLEAAKFGDEQYFFLLAERASVVGVYKDTGADPELVQLLPSGISPEGGIAIPQRNLFATANELDLGKDGGARSHVMIYQRSEGEKAYPQIVSADKDGNPIGFAALSGLAAVPGKPGMLYAVSDSVLGAQPTIYTIDASKKPAVITDALIVKRDGAPAQKLDIEGIAVAADGSFWLASEGYSERLVPHALYNVNAKGDIKAEIALPKELAANEIRYGFEGVTIIGTGDDTTLWMAVQREWGDDEKGFVKLVSYNPKKKEWGAVRYPLDKTESGWVGLSEISAQGDSVYIIERDNLVGDAAKLKKLYKVAISELKPAKLGGELPVVKKTEAHDFLGELKSATNGYVLDKLEGFTFDASGKPYAVTDNDGVSDSSGETLFFTVELSATN; this is encoded by the coding sequence ATGACAATTTTATCGCGCAAGGCAGCGCTTGCTGCCGTGCTTTTCACATCCGTTGCCTTCCCGGCCGCCGCCGAGCCGGTCTTCAACCGCATCGCGTCCTTCCCGGTCGCGCAGAACCTGCCTGATGACAAGGACAAGCTTTCGCCGACCTCTGCCGAAATCATCACCGCGACCGATGACGGCAACACGCTGATCTATAGCGACAGCCCGCTCGGCGCGATCGGCTTCATCGACATCACCGATGCCAAGGCCCCGAAATCAGGCGGCGCGCTGATGATGGACGGCGAGCCGACATCGGTCACCTCGAGCGCCGGCAAGGCCCTGGTCGCCGTCAACACCTCCGAAAGCAAGGCCAAGCCCTCGGGCCGTCTGGCGATCGTCGACGTGGCGACGAAGAAGATCGAAAACAGCTGCGATCTCGGCGGCCAGCCGGATTCGATCGCGCTCAACAAGGACAAAACGCTCGGCGCCATCGCGATCGAAAACGAACGCGACGAAGAGGTCAATGACGGCAAGATCCCGCAGATGCCGGCCGGCGATCTCGTCGTCTTCCAGCTGAAGAACGGCGCCGTCGATTGCGGCACCATCAAGCACGTGGCACTGACCGGTCTCGCCGGTGTCGCCCCTGAGGATCCGGAGCCGGAATTCGTCGCCTTCAACGGCCTGAACGAGATCGCCCTGACGCTGCAGGAAAACAACGAGATCGTCATCATCGACGCCAATACGGCTCAGGTGAAAACGCATTTCTCCGCCGGCAGCGTCGATCTCACCGGCATCGACACCAAGCGGGACGGCGCCCTGAAATTCACCGGCGAATTGAAGGGCGTGCCGCGCGAGCCCGACGCCGTGAAATGGCTGGACGACAACCGCCTCGTCGTCGCCAATGAAGGCGACTATCAGGGCGGTTCGCGCGGTTTCACCATCTTCGACAAGACGGGCAAGCTTCTCTACGAATCGGGCGCATCCTTCGAACGCGCCGTCGTCCATATCGGCCATTATCCGGAAAGCCGTTCGGGATCGAAGGGAGTCGAGCCGGAAGGCCTCGAAGCGGCAAAATTCGGCGATGAGCAGTATTTTTTCCTGCTTGCCGAGCGCGCCTCGGTCGTCGGCGTCTATAAGGATACTGGTGCCGATCCCGAACTCGTGCAACTGCTGCCGTCGGGCATTTCGCCGGAAGGCGGGATCGCCATTCCCCAGCGCAATCTTTTTGCCACCGCCAACGAACTGGACCTCGGCAAGGATGGCGGCGCACGCTCGCATGTGATGATCTACCAGCGCTCGGAAGGCGAGAAAGCCTATCCGCAGATCGTCTCTGCTGACAAAGACGGCAATCCGATCGGTTTTGCAGCCCTTTCGGGCCTTGCCGCCGTGCCGGGCAAGCCAGGCATGCTCTATGCCGTCAGCGACAGCGTTCTCGGCGCGCAGCCGACGATCTACACGATCGATGCCAGCAAGAAGCCGGCCGTCATCACCGACGCTCTGATCGTCAAGCGTGACGGCGCCCCGGCCCAGAAGCTCGACATCGAAGGCATCGCAGTGGCTGCCGACGGCTCGTTCTGGCTGGCCTCGGAAGGCTACAGCGAGCGCCTCGTCCCGCACGCCCTCTACAACGTCAACGCCAAGGGCGACATCAAGGCCGAGATCGCCCTGCCGAAGGAGCTTGCCGCCAACGAAATCCGCTACGGCTTCGAAGGTGTGACCATTATCGGCACCGGCGACGACACCACGCTCTGGATGGCGGTTCAGCGCGAGTGGGGTGACGACGAGAAGGGCTTCGTCAAGCTCGTCTCCTACAATCCGAAGAAGAAGGAATGGGGCGCCGTGCGCTATCCGCTCGACAAGACGGAAAGCGGCTGGGTCGGCCTGTCGGAGATTTCGGCGCAAGGCGACAGCGTCTACATCATCGAGCGCGACAACCTCGTCGGCGATGCCGCGAAGCTGAAAAAGCTCTACAAGGTGGCGATCTCGGAGCTGAAGCCCGCCAAGCTCGGCGGCGAACTGCCGGTGGTCAAGAAGACCGAAGCCCACGACTTCCTCGGCGAACTCAAGAGCGCGACCAACGGTTACGTGCTCGACAAGCTCGAAGGCTTCACCTTCGACGCCTCAGGCAAGCCCTACGCCGTCACCGACAATGACGGCGTCAGCGACTCCTCAGGCGAGACGCTGTTCTTCACGGTGGAGCTGAGCGCCACGAACTGA
- a CDS encoding aldo/keto reductase — MKHHAFGRMPFTVTSVGFGAWQIGGSWGDISEADGRAALNAALDAGMTFIDTADVYGDGRSEKIIADVLKARGGERPMVATKAGRRLNPHVAEGYTKANLEGFIDRSLANLAVDSLDLVQLHCPPREVFYQPEVFESLDALQKAGKIKGYGVSVEKVEDGLKAIEYPGVVSIQIIYNIFRQRPDHLFFQEARRRNVAIIARVPLASGILSGKITGETHFASDDHRNFNRHGEAFDVGETFAGVPFEVGLQAVEEVRRLVPAGATMAAFALRWILMTDAVTVVIPGARNGEQARANAAAADLAPLAADVMAATREIYERLIAPHVHQRW; from the coding sequence ATGAAACACCATGCTTTCGGCCGCATGCCCTTTACCGTCACCAGTGTCGGCTTCGGCGCCTGGCAGATCGGCGGCTCCTGGGGCGATATCAGCGAGGCGGACGGCCGCGCGGCGCTGAATGCCGCGCTCGATGCCGGCATGACCTTCATCGATACGGCTGACGTTTATGGCGACGGCCGCTCGGAAAAGATCATCGCCGACGTGCTGAAGGCGCGCGGCGGCGAACGGCCGATGGTCGCCACCAAGGCGGGCCGCCGGCTCAACCCGCATGTTGCCGAAGGTTATACCAAGGCGAACCTCGAAGGCTTCATCGACCGCAGCCTTGCGAATCTTGCCGTCGACAGCCTCGACCTCGTGCAGCTTCACTGCCCGCCGCGCGAGGTGTTTTATCAGCCGGAGGTCTTCGAAAGTCTGGATGCGCTGCAGAAGGCCGGCAAGATCAAGGGTTACGGCGTCAGCGTCGAAAAGGTCGAGGACGGGCTGAAGGCGATCGAATATCCAGGCGTCGTCAGCATCCAGATCATCTACAACATCTTCCGCCAGCGCCCGGACCACCTGTTCTTCCAGGAAGCGCGCCGCAGGAACGTGGCGATCATCGCCCGCGTGCCGCTGGCCAGCGGCATTCTCTCCGGCAAGATTACCGGGGAGACCCACTTTGCCAGCGACGACCACCGCAACTTCAACCGCCACGGCGAAGCCTTCGATGTCGGCGAGACCTTTGCCGGCGTGCCCTTCGAGGTCGGCCTGCAGGCGGTGGAAGAGGTGCGCAGGCTCGTGCCCGCAGGCGCCACCATGGCGGCCTTCGCGCTGCGCTGGATCCTGATGACCGACGCCGTCACCGTCGTCATCCCCGGTGCCCGCAATGGCGAGCAGGCCAGAGCCAACGCGGCCGCCGCCGATCTGGCGCCGCTTGCGGCCGATGTCATGGCGGCAACGCGCGAGATCTACGAGCGGCTGATCGCGCCGCATGTGCATCAGCGTTGGTAG
- a CDS encoding (R)-mandelonitrile lyase: MEIKPAGSRPSMTPPADYFTGAVRQAPLMETPEPARMRATSVTFEPGARTAWHTHPLGQTLIVTSGRGLVQSWGGEISEIRAGDTVWFSPGEKHWHGAAPDTAMTHIAIHEALDGRHVDWMEQVSDAQYSGKS; this comes from the coding sequence ATGGAGATCAAACCCGCCGGCTCTCGCCCCTCGATGACGCCGCCGGCCGACTATTTCACCGGCGCCGTTCGCCAGGCCCCCCTGATGGAGACGCCCGAACCGGCCCGGATGCGGGCAACCTCCGTCACCTTCGAACCCGGCGCCCGCACCGCCTGGCACACGCATCCGCTCGGCCAGACGCTGATCGTCACCTCTGGCAGGGGTCTCGTCCAGAGCTGGGGCGGTGAGATCAGCGAGATCCGCGCCGGCGACACGGTGTGGTTTTCGCCGGGCGAAAAACATTGGCACGGCGCCGCCCCGGATACGGCGATGACGCACATCGCCATCCACGAAGCACTGGACGGCAGGCATGTCGATTGGATGGAGCAGGTCAGCGACGCGCAATATTCCGGCAAAAGCTGA
- a CDS encoding class I SAM-dependent methyltransferase produces MKTREDRQALRASMPRTSLSAHHMENARLLPDRGELLYRIPNGGIGVEVGAAFGEYTAEILEKNRPAQLYLIDPWSMDRYSSGLDSIHTTFAAEIEAGRLHLMQGTSLEKLAEFADDFLDWAYIDTDHSFELTWQELLLCEKKVKRTGRIAGHDFCTGNTVKPIVYGVVEAVTKFCRDYGWQFEFLTVESHAHFSYCLKRL; encoded by the coding sequence ATGAAGACACGTGAAGACAGGCAGGCGCTCCGGGCAAGCATGCCGCGCACCTCCCTCAGCGCCCATCATATGGAAAACGCCCGCCTGCTGCCCGATCGCGGCGAGTTGCTCTACCGCATCCCGAACGGCGGCATCGGCGTCGAGGTCGGTGCGGCCTTCGGCGAATATACGGCGGAGATCCTGGAAAAGAATCGCCCGGCGCAGCTCTACCTCATCGACCCCTGGTCGATGGATCGCTACAGCTCCGGCCTCGATTCGATCCACACGACGTTCGCGGCCGAGATCGAGGCAGGCCGGCTGCATCTGATGCAAGGCACGTCGCTGGAGAAGCTCGCCGAATTCGCGGACGATTTCCTCGACTGGGCCTATATCGATACCGATCATTCCTTCGAGCTCACCTGGCAGGAACTGCTGCTCTGCGAAAAGAAGGTGAAGCGGACGGGGCGCATTGCCGGGCATGATTTCTGCACCGGCAACACGGTCAAGCCGATCGTCTATGGCGTCGTCGAGGCGGTCACCAAATTCTGCAGGGATTACGGCTGGCAATTCGAGTTCCTGACGGTCGAATCACACGCGCATTTTTCCTATTGCCTGAAGCGGCTCTGA
- a CDS encoding glutathione peroxidase gives MTGNVLDIPVKSVDGRETTLNEYKGRVLLIVNVASKCGLTPQYEGLEKLYGEKRERGFVVAAFPANDFKGQEPGTDAEILDFCTSTYDVTFPIFSKISVKGETQHPLYRQLTKSGVKTTGEGPMRERLKSHGISGGDEDDILWNFEKFLIGRDGKIAARFAPDVTADDSRLVSAVDKELAKG, from the coding sequence GTGACGGGCAACGTGCTGGATATCCCTGTCAAGTCAGTGGACGGTCGTGAGACCACGCTCAACGAATACAAGGGCAGGGTGCTGTTGATCGTCAACGTCGCCTCGAAATGCGGACTCACGCCGCAATACGAAGGGCTGGAAAAGCTCTATGGGGAAAAGCGCGAGCGCGGCTTCGTCGTCGCCGCTTTCCCCGCCAATGATTTCAAGGGCCAGGAACCAGGCACCGACGCCGAGATCCTCGACTTCTGCACCAGCACCTACGACGTCACCTTCCCGATTTTCTCGAAGATTTCGGTCAAGGGCGAGACCCAGCACCCGCTCTACCGGCAACTGACCAAATCCGGCGTGAAGACCACAGGCGAGGGCCCGATGCGCGAACGCCTGAAATCCCATGGCATATCGGGTGGCGACGAGGACGATATCCTCTGGAACTTCGAAAAATTCCTGATCGGCCGCGACGGCAAAATCGCCGCCCGATTCGCGCCCGACGTGACGGCCGATGATTCGCGGCTGGTCTCGGCGGTGGATAAAGAACTGGCGAAGGGGTGA
- a CDS encoding NADH-quinone oxidoreductase subunit A produces MTELLSSYIPIAIFIAIALVIGLALLIAPFAVAFKAPDSEKLSAYECGFNAFDDARMKFDIRFYLVSILFIIFDLEVAFLFPWAVSFGAIGWFGFWSMMVFLFVLTIGFIYEWKKGALEWE; encoded by the coding sequence ATGACTGAACTGCTCAGTTCCTATATTCCGATCGCTATCTTCATCGCTATCGCGCTCGTTATCGGCCTGGCGCTGCTCATTGCGCCGTTCGCCGTCGCTTTCAAAGCGCCCGATTCGGAAAAGCTCTCGGCTTACGAATGCGGCTTCAACGCTTTCGATGACGCCCGCATGAAGTTCGACATCCGCTTCTACCTCGTGTCGATCCTCTTCATCATCTTCGACCTCGAAGTCGCCTTCCTCTTCCCTTGGGCCGTCTCCTTCGGCGCCATCGGCTGGTTCGGCTTCTGGTCCATGATGGTCTTCCTCTTCGTGCTGACCATCGGCTTTATCTATGAATGGAAAAAGGGAGCCCTGGAATGGGAGTGA
- a CDS encoding NuoB/complex I 20 kDa subunit family protein, producing the protein MGVTPVSNQPLVAQQPKGIIDPSTGKPIGSNDAFFGEINNELADKGFLVTSTDELINWARTGSLMWMTFGLACCAVEMMQLSMPRYDVERFGFAPRASPRQSDVMIVAGTLTNKMAPALRKVYDQMPEPRYVISMGSCANGGGYYHYSYSVVRGCDRIVPIDIYVPGCPPTAEALLYGVLLLQKKIRRTGTIER; encoded by the coding sequence ATGGGAGTGACCCCTGTGAGCAATCAGCCGCTCGTCGCCCAGCAGCCGAAGGGGATCATCGATCCCTCCACAGGCAAGCCGATCGGCAGCAACGATGCATTTTTCGGTGAGATCAACAATGAGCTTGCCGACAAGGGTTTCCTCGTCACCTCGACCGACGAGCTGATCAACTGGGCCCGTACCGGCTCGCTGATGTGGATGACCTTCGGTCTCGCCTGCTGCGCTGTCGAAATGATGCAGCTGTCAATGCCGCGTTATGACGTCGAGCGCTTCGGCTTTGCGCCTCGCGCCTCGCCGCGCCAGTCCGACGTGATGATCGTCGCCGGCACGCTGACCAACAAGATGGCGCCCGCGCTCCGCAAGGTCTACGACCAGATGCCTGAGCCGCGCTACGTCATCTCGATGGGCTCCTGCGCCAATGGCGGCGGTTACTACCACTATTCCTATTCTGTGGTGCGTGGCTGCGACCGCATCGTGCCGATCGATATCTACGTGCCGGGCTGTCCCCCCACGGCAGAGGCGCTGCTCTACGGCGTGCTTCTGCTGCAGAAGAAGATCCGGCGCACCGGCACGATCGAACGCTAA
- a CDS encoding NADH-quinone oxidoreductase subunit C, with the protein MSEALTELASYLGEARGNLIAASQMKYGELTLTTTGENLIALLTFLRDDAKCGFVNLIDICGVDWPQRELRFDVVYHLLSPKQNVRIRVKVATDEDTPVPSACAVHPGADWFERETWDMYGVLFTGHPDLRRILTDYGFEGHPLRKDFPTTGFVEVRYDDAAKRVVYEPVELKQEFRNFDFMSPWEGTEYVLPGDEKAKQ; encoded by the coding sequence ATGAGTGAAGCCCTGACTGAGCTTGCGTCTTACCTTGGCGAAGCGCGCGGCAATCTGATCGCCGCATCGCAGATGAAGTATGGCGAGTTGACGCTGACGACGACGGGTGAAAACCTGATCGCGCTTTTGACCTTCCTGCGTGACGACGCCAAATGCGGTTTCGTCAACCTGATCGATATTTGCGGCGTCGACTGGCCGCAGCGCGAGCTGCGTTTCGACGTCGTCTATCACCTGTTGTCGCCGAAGCAGAATGTGCGCATCCGCGTCAAGGTCGCAACCGACGAAGATACGCCGGTTCCCTCGGCCTGCGCCGTCCATCCCGGCGCCGACTGGTTCGAGCGCGAAACCTGGGACATGTACGGCGTGCTTTTCACCGGTCATCCGGACCTGCGCCGCATCCTGACCGACTACGGCTTCGAAGGCCACCCGCTGCGCAAGGACTTCCCGACGACAGGTTTCGTCGAAGTCCGCTACGACGACGCCGCAAAACGCGTCGTCTACGAGCCGGTCGAACTCAAACAGGAGTTCCGCAACTTCGACTTCATGTCGCCCTGGGAGGGGACGGAGTATGTGTTGCCGGGGGATGAGAAGGCGAAGCAGTAG
- a CDS encoding four helix bundle protein, protein MATAINSYQDLTVWQRSMDLAVECYGLTKEFPKEEIYGLTSQVRRSAASIAANIAEGYGRESTGAYVHHLKIAQGSLKELETHLILSGRVGMATVSQTQLALSLITEVAKMLRSLIRRLQDGQNERAN, encoded by the coding sequence ATGGCAACGGCGATTAATTCCTATCAGGACCTTACGGTGTGGCAGCGCTCTATGGATCTTGCGGTTGAATGTTACGGCCTGACCAAGGAATTTCCAAAAGAGGAAATTTATGGCCTTACGTCCCAGGTAAGACGTTCAGCAGCGTCCATCGCGGCAAACATAGCGGAAGGTTACGGACGAGAATCAACAGGTGCGTATGTGCACCATTTGAAAATCGCCCAAGGATCCCTGAAGGAATTGGAGACGCATTTGATACTCTCGGGGCGAGTAGGAATGGCTACGGTGTCGCAGACCCAGTTGGCGCTTTCCTTGATCACCGAAGTAGCAAAGATGCTGCGGTCGCTCATTCGCCGCCTGCAGGATGGACAGAACGAACGTGCGAACTAA